The following is a genomic window from Sulfurihydrogenibium sp..
ATGTTAACACAAATCTTCAATAGAGTAAGTCATAATTTTAAATGTTATATAGCCGGTTTACTTACAACCCTGAATAGCAAGAAAAGATAAAGTTTAAGAATTTTAAAACACTTTCTTTAATGTATTGTGCTAAAATTAAGAAAAAGGAGCTTACAATATGAAAGAACTGCCAATAGGCATTCAAACTTTCAGAGATATAGTAGAAGGCAATTATTACTATGTAGATAAAACACCATTTATACTAAAGCTTGCTAAAGGAAAATATTACTTTTTAAGCAGACCAAGAAGATTTGGAAAATCTCTGTTTTTAGATACAATAAAAGAAGCATTCTCTGGAAATAAAGAGTTATTCAAAGGCTTGTATATCTATGACAAATGGGATTGGAGCAAAAAGCATCCGGTTATAAAAATCGATTTTACAGAAGGAAATATTAAGACACCGGAAGATTTAAAAATCAAACTAACAGAAATATTTATTAGCCTACAGAGAGAGTTTGACGTTGAGATTACTTTTCAGACATTTAGCGGTAAACTCGGCGAGCT
Proteins encoded in this region:
- a CDS encoding AAA family ATPase — encoded protein: MKELPIGIQTFRDIVEGNYYYVDKTPFILKLAKGKYYFLSRPRRFGKSLFLDTIKEAFSGNKELFKGLYIYDKWDWSKKHPVIKIDFTEGNIKTPEDLKIKLTEIFISLQREFDVEITFQTFSGKLGELIYSLYKKYNQQVVVLVDEYDKPILDAIENIEYAKENREIL